A stretch of Borrelia turcica IST7 DNA encodes these proteins:
- a CDS encoding VUT family protein, which produces MTDLILWASLLLSVYLFLTIFYYLFGKAGIFCFVAITTIISKIFILKKVIIFEQTANLTTITFLSILFSLNLITEKYNAKSAIKCTTLGMLINITFVLMINFTLAFQNNEFDTSNIHFKILFYNNSYSALTVIGTYIIYICQNINIYMYAALKRKNMKIKWIKHNLTRFTTLFISYILIKASVYVISHLYRDYDIDCIIKGSWIFVITIMITDTFIYHFLTSLKVQEA; this is translated from the coding sequence ATGACAGACCTAATCCTATGGGCATCTTTATTGTTATCTGTTTATCTATTCTTAACAATATTTTATTACCTATTCGGAAAAGCGGGTATTTTTTGTTTCGTTGCTATTACTACAATAATTTCAAAAATTTTTATACTAAAAAAAGTAATTATATTTGAACAAACTGCAAATTTAACAACAATAACTTTTTTATCCATTCTTTTCTCACTTAATTTAATTACAGAAAAATATAATGCTAAATCAGCTATAAAATGCACAACACTGGGTATGCTTATAAATATAACTTTTGTATTAATGATAAACTTTACATTAGCTTTTCAAAATAATGAATTTGATACTTCAAATATACATTTTAAAATATTATTCTATAACAATTCATATAGCGCCCTAACTGTCATTGGTACTTATATTATATACATATGTCAGAATATTAATATATATATGTATGCTGCATTAAAACGGAAAAATATGAAAATAAAGTGGATAAAACATAACCTAACAAGATTTACTACCTTATTTATCTCTTATATACTAATTAAGGCTTCCGTGTATGTAATTTCACATTTATATCGTGACTACGATATTGATTGCATTATAAAAGGTTCTTGGATTTTTGTTATAACAATAATGATAACTGATACTTTTATTTATCATTTTCTAACTTCTCTTAAAGTACAAGAAGCTTAA